A portion of the Drosophila innubila isolate TH190305 chromosome 3L unlocalized genomic scaffold, UK_Dinn_1.0 0_D_3L, whole genome shotgun sequence genome contains these proteins:
- the LOC117788932 gene encoding protein melted, translating into MHELFTKVLAKRDLSRAGDLFSVPDADIVNDITEVLSEINPIISHADYVKNNNDQSVVEICVTRVLSCIRETRSAERYCAALVDLLKTCLLWNLQPVAATKEEPPHAKIAADIISSIFLNYDKKELMKIALPIAVQFLPKGNKELSRNLASYLSLAAIDYAYLLIDIMDPIMDSILAGNYGLLRVLSQVYEVSPETVTPHAPLLIPLLPQCDAQERMAVFQLYLLIVQKSPAVLESCVPQLCGFLQDSDTSNITMQILLKLAQHAPHLLVDHFEQVRLAAKTNPSTVTLCAQILTTSGIGSKETAQQALDFVLEHLPAQALLQQEATRLCSAYPVLFTDKVLACVRQKNAALSSQHDVGNKISGGVTIVSLNSSSPPIKPAPSASATPASSSSNILQPPSSAINAMATPTSNAAPAPIATSTPAAPPPVATPTPTPTPPHTGYTRRVKLGDSRSTGRLHPASNTHRSVTRLNVASGSVGGLHKSMTRLSNSQINQQPGGNSNGNVVVQTGATPKTPTTPSNPPVTPVPPLSNDVIITGHNKHGIPVTSGGVTVTTSPSKVRPHSQGPSTLLNSSTVLMKYSTDALNQSVGSISIPQSAGAASTAAQQSQNAVSVHHASPALPQSSSNGNAKSITKLPINGNSEVIVSGPTTTTNVAPRRSDNTSRTLLNANSVMDQRMSTFEPYQIMRDPVQQFCEKNFVSIKSYMDEVSQHLPPPTRCSIEVSNEFAERRKKVAKLHFACQIRGPHCLYSKTCFTMRTRNPKTWIHMIFLDFQVRHFVKEKCVLSTREPGISNLKNIWQILKCENRSFTELVTSQFPQVKDREILVNELRHSGFLDVFEVSKTNKSNPNCNELEYQWGCFLCNHPDKAVGFLNGSNQPMIEGQLKEKKGKWRLFRRWRTRYFTLSGAHLSCKGSSGGESIDVNQIRSVKVSRGARNIPKAFEIFTADQTLILKPKDGKNAEEWVQCLSIVVAHSQARDNPTVKTNSLPARSIGSSKPSF; encoded by the exons ATGCACGAACTGTTTACAAAAGTGCTCGCCAAGCGAGATTTGTCCCGTGCCGGAGATCTGTTCTCGGTCCCCGATGCGGACATTGTCAATGACATCACAGAGGTG CTGTCTGAAATCAATCCAATAATCTCCCATGCGGATTACgtgaaaaacaacaatgatCAGAGCGTGGTGGAGATCTGTGTCACCCGAGTGCTCTCCTGCATCCGGGAGACGCGCAGTGCGGAGCGTTATTGTGCTGCCTTGGTGGATCTGCTGAAGACTTGTCTGCTGTGGAATCTTCAACCGGTGGCTGCCACCAAGGAGGAGCCGCCGCACGCCAAGATTGCCGCCGATATAATCTCTAGCATATTTTTA AACTATGACAAGAAAGAACTGATGAAAATAGCGCTGCCCATTGCCGTGCAATTTCTGCCCAAGGGCAACAAGGAGCTGTCCAGGAATCTGGCTAGTTATCTTTCACTGGCCGCCATTGATTATGCCTATCTCTTGATAGATATTATGGATCCCATTATGGATTCCATACTGGCCGGCAACTATGGATTGCTTCGTGTGCTCTCCCAGGTCTACGAGGTCTCTCCGGAGACGGTGACACCGCATGCTCCACTGCTGATTCCCCTGCTGCCACAGTGCGATGCCCAGGAGAGAATGGCCGTCTTCCAACTCTATCTGCTCATCGTGCAGAAGTCGCCGGCGGTGCTGGAGTCCTGTGTGCCTCAGCTGTGTGGTTTTCTGCAGGACAGCGACACCTCCAACATCACCATGCAGATCCTGCTGAAGCTGGCGCAGCATGCTCCACATCTGCTGGTGGATCACTTCGAGCAAGTGCGTCTGGCAGCTAAGACAAATCCGAGTACGGTCACACTCTGTGCCCAGATCTTGACCACATCGGGAATTGGCAGCAAGGAGACGGCTCAGCAGGCTCTGGACTTTGTGCTGGAACATCTGCCGGCACAGGCGCTGCTGCAGCAGGAGGCGACCAGGTTGTGCTCCGCCTACCCGGTGCTCTTCACGGACAAGGTGCTCGCCTGTGTGCGGCAAAAGAATGCGGCACTGAGTTCCCAGCACGATGTGGGCAACAAAATCTCGGGAGGCGTCACCATTGTCAGCTTGAACAGCTCCAGTCCGCCGATTAAACCAGCTCCCTCCGCCTCCGCCACGcccgccagcagcagcagcaatattCTCCAGCCGCCGAGCAGTGCTATCAATGCcatggccacgcccacttccaATGCTGCACCCGCTCCCATTGCCACCTCCACACCAGCAGCGCCACCGCCcgttgccacgcccacgccgaCACCGACGCCTCCACACACGGGCTACACGCGGCGGGTGAAGCTGGGGGATTCCCGCAGCACTGGACGACTGCATCCGGCGAGCAACACCCACAGAAGCGTCACACGACTCAATGTGGCCAGTGGATCGGTCGGAGGACTCCACAAGAGCATGACGCGCTTGAGCAACTCACAAATCAATCAACAGCCCGGCGGAAATTCCAATGGCAATGTTGTAGTCCAAACGGGTGCCACGCCCAAGACACCAACAACTCCTAGTAATCCACCCGTGACCCCGGTGCCTCCCTTGAGCAACGATGTCATCATCACGGGACACAACAAACATGGCATTCCTGTGACTTCAGGCGGTGTCACTGTCACCACGTCACCCTCGAAGGTGCGTCCACACTCCCAAGGTCCCTCGACGCTGCTCAACTCCAGCACGGTGCTGATGAAGTACAGCACGGATGCACTGAATCAATCCGTGGGCTCCATTTCCATACCGCAATCAGCAGGCGCTGCTTCAACGGCAGCTCAGCAATCCCAGAACGCCGTCTCCGTGCATCATGCATCGCCTGCGCTGCCCCAATCCTCCagcaatggcaatgccaaaTCCATCACGAAGCTGCCCATCAATGGAAAT AGCGAGGTGATTGTCTCGGGTCCAACGACCACCACAAATGTGGCTCCACGTCGCAGTGATAACACGAGTCGTACGCTGCTCAATGCCAACAGCGTGATGGATCAGCGCATGAGCACCTTTGAGCCATATCAGATAATGCGTGATCCCGTCCAGCAATTCTGCGAGAAGAACTTTGTCTCCATCAAGTCGTATATGGATGAGGTATCACAGCACTTGCCACCGCCCACAAGGTGTAGTATTGAGG TTTCTAATGAATTTGCAGAGCGTCGCAAGAAGGTGGCCAAATTGCATTTCGCCTGTCAGATACGTGGACCTCATTGTCTCTACTCCAAGACTTGCTTCACGATGCGCACACGTAATCCCAAGACCTGGATTCACATGATCTTCTTAGACTTTCAAGTGCGGCACTTT GTCAAGGAGAAATGTGTGCTTAGCACACGTGAGCCGGGCATCAGTAATCTGAAGAATATCTGGCAGATACTCAAGTGCGAGAATCGCAGCTTTACCGAACTGGTCACCAGTCAGTTTCCCCAGGTCAAG GACCGTGAGATACTTGTGAATGAGCTGCGTCACTCGGGTTTTCTCGATGTATTTGAAGTGTCCAAGACGAACAAGTCGAATCCGAATTGCAATGAGCTGGAGTATCAATGGGGCTGCTTTCTGTGCAATCATCCGGACAAGGCGGTTGGTTTTCTCAATGGCAGCAATCAGCCCATGATCGAGGGTCAGCTCAAGGAGAAGAAGGGCAAGTGGCGACTCTTTAGGCGCTGGCGCACACGCTACTTTACGCTCTCTGGCGCACATTTGTCCTGCAAGGGATCT AGCGGCGGCGAGAGCATCGATGTGAATCAAATACGCTCCGTGAAGGTTTCACGTGGCGCACGCAACATACCCAAGGCATTTGAGATTTTCACGGCCGATCAGACACTAATACTCAAGCCCAAGGATGGCAAGAACGCTGAGGAGTGGGTGCAGTGCCTCAGCATTGTGGTTGCCCATTCGCAGGCTCGCGATAATCCCACAGTCAAGACAAATAGTTTGCCCGCTCGCAGCATTGGCAGCAGCAAGCCCTCGTTTTAG